From Pseudorca crassidens isolate mPseCra1 chromosome 7, mPseCra1.hap1, whole genome shotgun sequence, a single genomic window includes:
- the GPR21 gene encoding probable G-protein coupled receptor 21, with translation MNSTLDGNQSSHPFCLLAFGYLETVNFCLLEVLIIVFLTVLIISGNIIVIFVFHCAPLLNHHTTSYFIQTMAYADLLVGVSCLVPSLSLLHYPLPVEESLTCQVFGFVVSVLKSVSMASLACISIDRYIAITKPLTYNTLVTPWRLRLCIFLIWLYSTLVFLPSFFHWGKPGYHGDVFQWCAESWHTDPYFTLFIVMMLYAPAALIVCFTYFNIFRICQQHTKEISERQARFSSQSGETGEVQACPDKRYAMVLFRITSVFYILWLPYIIYFLLESSTGHSNRFASFLTTWLAISNSFCNCVIYSLSNSVFQRGLKRLSGAMCTSCASQMIAKDPYTVRSKGPLNGFHV, from the coding sequence ATGAACTCTACCTTGGATGGTAATCAGAGCAGCCACCCTTTTTGCCTCTTGGCATTTGGCTATTTGGAAACTGTCAATTTTTGCCTTTTGGAAGTATTAATTATTGTCTTTCTAACTGTGTTGATTATTTCTGGCAACATTATTGTGATTTTTGTATTTCATTGTGCACCTTTGTTGAACCACCATACTACAAGTTATTTTATCCAGACTATGGCATATGCTGACCTCTTGGTTGGGGTAAGCTGCCTGGTCCCTTCTTTATCACTCCTCCACTACCCGCTTCCAGTAGAGGAGTCCTTGACTTGCCAGGTATTTGGTTTTGTAGTATCAGTTCTGAAGAGTGTCTCCATGGCCTCTCTGGCCTGTATCAGCATCGATAGATATATTGCCATCACTAAGCCTCTAACCTATAATACCCTGGTTACGCCCTGGAGACTGCGTCTGTGTATTTTCCTGATTTGGCTATACTCCACCCTggtcttcctgccttcctttttcCACTGGGGCAAACCTGGATATCATGGAGATGTGTTTCAGTGGTGTGCGGAGTCCTGGCACACCGACCCCTACTTCACCCTGTTCATCGTGATGATGTTATATGCCCCAGCAGCCCTCATTGTGTGCTTCACCTATTTCAACATCTTCCGCATCTGCCAACAGCACACAAAGGAAATCAGCGAAAGGCAAGCCCGCTTCAGCAGCCAGAGTGGGGAGACTGGGGAGGTGCAGGCCTGTCCTGATAAGCGCTATGCCATGGTCCTGTTCCGAATTACTAGTGTATTTTACATCCTCTGGTTGCCATACATCATCTACTTCTTACTGGAGAGCTCCACTGGCCACAGCAACCGCTTCGCATCCTTCTTGACCACCTGGCTTGCTATTAGTAATAGTTTCTGCAACTGTGTCATTTATAGTCTTTCCAACAGTGTCTTCCAAAGGGGACTAAAGCGCCTCTCAGGGGCCATGTGTACTTCTTGTGCGAGTCAGATGATAGCTAAGGACCCTTACACAGTTAGGAGCAAAGGCCCCCTTAATGGATTTCATGTCTGA